The sequence below is a genomic window from Tachysurus vachellii isolate PV-2020 chromosome 2, HZAU_Pvac_v1, whole genome shotgun sequence.
GAttgactctgagttaagcgcgtgcacCACAACTGTAAAaaccattatcaatggagcacagatataacgagtcaccatggcaacagcgtcagacaaaaaaaaagtctgcatatttctcaccagcagaactggaagtgcttatgcaagcatatggagaatatgaacacgtatttatgaaaaaaacctttataaaaaataaaaccctatatacctttaaaaggtatatttttaatgtaaacttctcccactagttacacactttgttcaattcaaggataattcatgcaattgtatattgtttatttgaaagcattaaaaatgcagtttcttgtctctccttattgttcaagtggttgaggttcatttgggatttagaaagtaattaataagtgaGTAGAACAaattagtaagtagaccaatactttctagagatagtaattattacattaatctaattagacttgttgGAGATGTCagttgtagttagtaattaagaactattttagagtaaattcccaactatTATAACATTAGAGGTGAAACcagaagaacagtattttattttatcaggaaacacaaaaatggtcaagcgcttaagagcgaggcacactttcctgtccgctctgcaaacagtagccttactaatatgttctgcatccccgatgttatacacaaaactacaattcgCAAAGAAATataaggcaacgcaaagcatctattcggatgtaagagcacagccgcgatggctgatgtttctgatgtaaggatggatgagattatggactgtattagtgagtgagtgagtgagtgagtgagagagagagagagagaccaccaCGGCCCATAGCTAATACCACCTGACTAGCTAGTTACTAAAGGGATAACATATGTATACAGTAGCAGTGGCGCAACAGGATCCTGGATTCTTAGCAGTGGGATGGTGAACTGGCTGATCTCCTTTTACCCAAGTagagaaacaacacaaaacaggaaatagTATTTAAggtgactaacaaaaaaaaaatcttatcatATTCAGTAGCCGTCACAAACGCAGGATAAAAGggatccaaatgcaggatagcaaaatacacagggtttaataacgaaAAACATGAACCATAACACAGACTagaccagacaaagacaaacagTTGATtacgcgctgcacaaggcaacacggcacagttaaatagacaatgatgatgacgacaataggaaacaggtgtgtggaaacgggaggagcagacaaaggtgACGAagtacataaacaaaaggcacatggccgaAGTCGTGTGTACTTAGCCGTGAAgtacttaatttaaaaatagtGCGTAATGTATATCACCAGaacataaaaatgcaataacaGTACGATGTACTAAActacttttgtttgtgtgtgtgtatgagtgagttgCCACTACAACCaggttataataaaatagaaaataagaatttattaattatttcctgCAATAGTTAGGCTGCAGTTTCAACAACAAATTCTCAGATATATAACCCCTGAGCTGCGAACATAGCATTTGTAAGGCCTTCgaatcaagtaaaaaaaaaagtgtatatatatatttttttctgacccTCCCCCCTGCACTCAGTGGCAGATGAGTGCTTCCAAAATGactcatgaaaataaataaacttgattgGATAAAGTACACAAAGCCCCACATCATAACAGATGCTCTAAAACGTTAAGCATCCAGGTACATTGACTTAAATTCAGTAAATAACACATAGGGCAATAAAATTGACAAATTTCAATACAATGTTATCCATACCCATTTAGTTTACAGGCTCTAAAATGTactttggggaagaaccatCTATAAACTTCATGGTCAGACGTCATTTCCTCTGCAGTCTCTCATTATTCACACTCTCAGTTAGGAAATAAACACTCAGCTTGTCAGTTTATTAGTGAGTAACAACAATCTTCTCAGTCCTGAAGATTGCTGCAGTTGTCAgtgtgtactttttattttgtgaaatagaGCAGGTGTTAATTCTGATCTTACTGTAAATCAGTGGACCGTGTGTCATTCAGTCTCAGAGTAAAGctgcaaatgtaaaaacaaataattccaGATCTTCTGCAGGAACATGTAACTGAATTCATATTCAAACTGATCTAAATAAATAGCTTTGTGTAATGacgttatgaggaagaaaatacGATGAAGGTGCAATGTATACACCATTATTAATCCACAAggttattttgatatttaataaaactgctGGACTCTAATAGGAACATCTACAGGATGTGTAAGAAGCACAGCTCAAAATTCTTCACAGTTTGACCACAAGAAGCCAATGATGTCCACGTTGCTCTATGACAGACTTCCTTTACTGAGAGCAGCACATTTCATTCTTTGCACAGAGGTGCAGACTGACAGTCACGTCTATACAGAGACGCAGTAGTTTCATGTTTTACTGCTAGTTTTATAGTTTAAAGATGCTTCGACGTTCATCTGAGCGAGTGGAGATGGTGGTGGAAATCTACGAGACTGCAGACAGTGTTAGAGGTCACGTccctgacacagagagacacctaggtacaaatgttaaagtttgcaaaagtgttttataaagtagAGAAGCGTTCATTTAGGATTTTATAAGTTCCAGTGAGTGGAGATGATGGTGGATATCTGTGAGAATGTAGACATGGtgagaggaacacagagagaattgAGTAACTTCCTCTCTTTACTCAGCTTGTTTTTTAGCTTTGCTAGTCTTTCTGTTTCATATCACCTTTGTGTTACGTTATCTGCATGTGTTTTAACACaagacataaacatttaaatctgatttctgCACTTTATAAACAGATTATACTGTCGATAACACGTAAACCATTGAGACAACTGTGAAACCAATTTATCTTATAGCTGTAAACTGTAATCAAAGGCCTCAGCAGACAGGaacatttccttatttttgtatcattataaaattattatattattacacatacaTGTTTTCGTAAGCCAGTCAGCTTATTCAAAACCAGCCCAAAGCTCCGCCTATCACTGCATGCATTAGTGGAAAGGGAGGAGTTTCATACTGACGGCTGGATAGAGTTACTAAGATGTTCTCCAGCTCAGTGTTTATGTTAGACTGTAAATGCTAGATAAGTTTGAGATACTAAAACCTGAGCCTTTGGTGTTCATGTACCTGTAGGAGGAGACACTGCATGGAGCAGGTGTTGCAGACTGACTGCAGTGTGGTTGGTGCTGCTTCTGTTTGTTTCCTTGCTGACTGCCGTCACAGTTCTGTGGATCAAATTCAGCATtctgactaaagacagagaccagttacagtccagttacaataacctgactaaagacagagaccagttacagtccagttacaataacctgactaaagacagagaccagttacagtccagttacaataacctgactaaagacagagaccagttacagtccagttacaataacctgactaaagacagagaccagttacagtccaGTTATAATAACCTGACTGAATACAGAGACCAGTTAcgggaggagagagacagatgccTGAAAATATTTTGTAGTTCAAGTAAGTAGctgaattttgttttaaattttctgCTCAACAGTTAAATGCCCTCAGTGGAAATCCACGTACCATCTTGAATCTgtagaataataatttaaactcACATCCTCTCACGTGTTCCTCCAGGATCTTAGAATGAAGCGAATCTCTATAATATTGCtaatactttacaatactgtCCCTGAACTTGTAGGTTACTTTGAAATAAGTAATAACAATAGATAAATACTAATAGATAACTGATAtctgttataatgttatttacGGCTGATTAAATGTTTTCCTCATATACTATTGTCTATGTGGACAAAACGAAATCATGACTTGATAATAaacatgataataaaataaagtttgtgtaaatgtaaatgtaagtgtaaatgtaagtgtaaatcTTCTCCTCTGGTATCTGTAGGTAAACAGAAGTGTTTCAGTTTTAGTTCCAGTTTTTATGTTATATCTAATGAGACGAAGAGCTGGGAGGAGAGCAGAAAAGACTGCAAGGCCAAAGGAGCAGACCTGGTGATCATAAACAGCAAAgaggaacaggtgagagagagagggagagagagagagagagagg
It includes:
- the LOC132858372 gene encoding C-type lectin domain family 4 member M-like translates to MLQRSSERVEMVTVIYKIAETVRGHDPETEKNNCDTERHLEEQHTGGDTAWSRCCRLTAVWLVLLLFVSLLTAVTVLWIKFSILTKDRDQLQSSYNNLTKDRDQLQSSYNNLTKDRDQLQSSYNNLTKDRDQLQSSYNNLTKDRDQLQSSYNNLTEYRDQLREERDRCLKIFCSSSKQKCFSFSSSFYVISNETKSWEESRKDCKAKGADLVIINSKEEQEFIVKQLNNLETWIGLSDTVKEGEWKWVDDTPLNTEYWGEGEPNNAGDEDCVVIYGSNSSKRWNDQKCSRKLPWICEKHVSQ